In Streptomyces dangxiongensis, one DNA window encodes the following:
- a CDS encoding L,D-transpeptidase, whose translation MTTPDIAARRVLGACAALMVGALTLTACGGGAADGKDDGKGGQGSPKTSTAEIAISAKDGSTGASINATGVKVSGGRLTDVKMTVAGSAQTVPGAISADGGRWKPKEHLERGTKYRIAATAKDAQGRTAAANSIFTTVTSSNSFIGTYTPDSGTTVGVGMPVSFTFDKAITDKKAVQSHIAVNSSSGQQVVGHWFGDRRLDFRPQEYWKAGSKVTMKVDLDGVEGAKGVYGVQKKNVSFSVGRSQVSTVDAGTQTMTVVRDGKTFRSVPISAGSAQHTTYNGQMVVSEKFVQTRMNGSTVGFGGEYDIADVPHAMRLTSSGTFIHGNYWYDKGNPPFGREGTSHGCVGLADVQGAQGATSAKWFYDNTLVGDVVIVKNSPDATVAPDNGLNGWNMSWSAWTAGSAV comes from the coding sequence GTGACAACGCCGGACATTGCAGCGCGGCGCGTACTCGGGGCCTGTGCCGCCCTGATGGTCGGCGCCCTCACCCTGACCGCCTGCGGTGGCGGCGCCGCCGACGGCAAGGACGACGGCAAGGGCGGCCAGGGCTCCCCCAAGACGTCGACGGCGGAGATAGCGATATCGGCCAAGGACGGTTCGACCGGCGCGTCCATCAACGCCACCGGGGTGAAGGTCAGCGGCGGCCGGCTGACCGACGTGAAGATGACCGTGGCCGGGTCGGCGCAGACCGTGCCGGGGGCGATATCGGCGGACGGCGGGAGGTGGAAGCCGAAGGAGCACCTGGAGCGCGGGACGAAGTACCGGATAGCCGCGACCGCGAAGGACGCCCAGGGGCGGACGGCGGCTGCCAACTCCATCTTCACCACGGTCACCTCGTCGAACAGCTTCATCGGCACCTACACGCCGGACAGCGGCACGACGGTCGGCGTGGGCATGCCGGTGTCGTTCACCTTCGACAAGGCGATCACCGACAAGAAGGCCGTGCAGTCGCACATCGCGGTGAACTCCAGCAGCGGCCAGCAGGTGGTCGGGCACTGGTTCGGGGACCGGCGCCTGGACTTCCGGCCGCAGGAGTACTGGAAGGCCGGGTCCAAGGTCACGATGAAGGTCGACCTGGACGGGGTCGAGGGCGCCAAGGGCGTCTACGGCGTGCAGAAGAAGAACGTCTCCTTCTCGGTCGGGCGGTCGCAGGTCTCCACCGTCGACGCCGGAACACAGACGATGACGGTGGTGCGGGACGGCAAGACCTTCCGGTCGGTGCCGATATCGGCGGGCAGCGCGCAGCACACGACGTACAACGGGCAGATGGTGGTCTCCGAGAAGTTCGTGCAGACCCGCATGAACGGCTCGACGGTCGGGTTCGGCGGGGAGTACGACATCGCGGACGTCCCGCACGCGATGCGGCTGACGTCGTCGGGGACGTTCATCCACGGCAACTACTGGTACGACAAGGGCAACCCGCCCTTCGGCCGGGAGGGCACCAGTCACGGCTGTGTCGGGCTCGCGGACGTGCAGGGGGCGCAGGGCGCCACGTCCGCCAAGTGGTTCTACGACAACACGCTCGTCGGGGATGTCGTGATCGTCAAGAACTCCCCCGATGCGACGGTCGCCCCCGACAACGGACTCAACGGCTGGAACATGTCCTGGAGCGCCTGGACCGCCGGAAGCGCCGTCTGA
- a CDS encoding MFS transporter, producing MASTVTTEPAENPQASSRPGYGQLLRTRGAWTFLVPGFAARQPFAMLTISIVLLVQHTTGSYGAAGAVAAATGVSMALFAPYSGRLADRYGQRAVLVPGVLVHTLAGLTLTALALGHAPLWALFLAAVPTGASVPQVGPMVRARWGVKLQGSPLMTTAAAFESVTDELTFVFGPLLATALCTAVAPTAGLVTEAALTLVGGLLFAAQKSTQPSVTGDDGHARVQHVSALRIPGVRVLVVTFLGIGSVFGGMQVSLAAFTESIGEPGLNGVLYGTFAAGNMLSGIVCGAIAWKVAPHKRLVVGYAALALAASALWTAHSVLLLAALGLLVGMCIAPSLITGYTLVEGLVPAGARTEAFTWLTGAVALGQAAAVTVAGQLEDRLWDGAGFLVPMAGTVLALITLLALRSRLVPPPRNRTVARGVGHRVPVTVD from the coding sequence GTGGCGTCCACGGTCACCACCGAGCCGGCGGAGAACCCGCAGGCGTCGTCCCGCCCTGGATACGGACAGCTACTGCGCACCCGCGGCGCCTGGACGTTCCTGGTCCCCGGCTTCGCGGCGCGTCAGCCGTTCGCGATGCTCACCATCTCCATCGTGCTGCTGGTGCAGCACACCACCGGCTCGTACGGCGCCGCGGGTGCCGTCGCGGCCGCCACCGGTGTCTCCATGGCGCTGTTCGCGCCTTACAGCGGCCGTCTGGCGGACCGTTACGGACAGCGCGCCGTGCTGGTCCCCGGCGTCCTGGTGCACACGCTCGCCGGCCTGACACTGACGGCCCTCGCCCTCGGGCACGCGCCCCTGTGGGCCCTGTTCCTCGCGGCCGTCCCGACGGGCGCCTCGGTGCCGCAGGTCGGCCCGATGGTGCGGGCCCGCTGGGGCGTGAAGCTCCAGGGCTCGCCCCTGATGACCACCGCGGCGGCGTTCGAGTCGGTCACGGACGAGCTGACCTTCGTCTTCGGCCCCCTGCTGGCCACCGCCCTGTGCACGGCCGTGGCGCCGACGGCGGGCCTGGTCACGGAGGCCGCGCTGACCCTCGTCGGCGGCCTGCTGTTCGCCGCGCAGAAGAGCACGCAGCCCTCGGTGACCGGCGACGACGGGCACGCGCGCGTGCAGCACGTCTCCGCCCTGCGCATCCCCGGCGTGCGTGTGCTGGTCGTGACCTTCCTGGGGATCGGCTCGGTCTTCGGCGGCATGCAGGTGTCCCTGGCGGCGTTCACCGAGTCGATCGGCGAGCCCGGCCTGAACGGCGTCCTCTACGGCACCTTCGCCGCCGGGAACATGCTGTCCGGCATCGTCTGCGGCGCGATCGCCTGGAAGGTGGCGCCCCACAAGCGCCTGGTCGTCGGCTACGCGGCACTCGCGCTGGCCGCGTCCGCCCTGTGGACGGCGCACTCGGTGCTGCTGCTCGCCGCGCTCGGCCTGCTGGTCGGCATGTGCATCGCGCCCTCGCTGATCACGGGCTACACACTGGTGGAGGGCCTGGTCCCGGCCGGTGCCCGCACGGAGGCCTTCACCTGGCTGACCGGCGCCGTCGCGCTCGGCCAGGCCGCCGCCGTGACGGTCGCCGGACAGCTCGAGGACCGGCTGTGGGACGGCGCGGGATTCCTGGTGCCGATGGCCGGCACCGTGCTAGCGCTGATCACCCTGCTGGCGCTGCGCTCCCGGCTGGTCCCGCCGCCCCGCAACCGCACGGTCGCACGTGGCGTCGGTCACCGCGTGCCGGTCACGGTGGACTGA
- a CDS encoding FmdB family zinc ribbon protein: MPTYQYQCTECGEGLEAVQKFTDDALTECPNCHGRLKKVFSAVGIVFKGSGFYRNDSRGSTSSSAPASKSSSGSSSSDSKAASSATPSSGSSSAGSSSTGSGSSSSSSAA; the protein is encoded by the coding sequence GTGCCGACCTACCAGTACCAGTGCACCGAGTGCGGCGAGGGCCTCGAGGCGGTGCAGAAGTTCACCGATGACGCCCTGACCGAGTGCCCCAACTGCCACGGCCGCCTGAAGAAGGTCTTCTCCGCGGTCGGCATCGTCTTCAAGGGCTCCGGCTTCTACCGCAACGACTCGCGGGGCTCCACGTCGAGCAGCGCGCCGGCGTCGAAGTCGTCGTCGGGCTCGTCGTCGTCCGACTCGAAGGCGGCCTCGTCGGCGACCCCGTCCTCGGGTTCGTCCTCCGCGGGTTCGTCCTCGACGGGCTCCGGCTCCTCCAGCAGCAGCTCCGCCGCCTGA
- a CDS encoding PTS fructose transporter subunit IIABC, producing MSDMITADLVDLDLSADTKEAAARALAERMVAQGRVTDLEGFLADVAAREAQMPTGLDGGIGIPHCRSTHVTEPSLAFGRSATGVDFGAADGPADLIFLIAAPAGADDAHLTILSSLARQLMNAEFTAALRTADDAETAAALIRGDEAPSAEPGAQGAAASAGDEAPGDAAPEGETGAEGAEGAAQGTGGTFMDTAAAPAAASAGAAAGSGTAANPPTAAATGSGSGAGTASASGERRFRIVAVTSCPTGIAHTYMAAESLENAGRAAGVELVVETQGSAGFTRLDPAVIAAADGVIFAHDVPVRDKDRFAGKPTVDVGVKAGITRPAELIAEARQKAARGEASAPAHASAGTPVERAGDSTEGYGTKLRKWLMSGVSYMVPFVAAGGLLIALGFAIGGYGVKNAPSVMDHFLWSQAESWGALLFQIGGVAFGFLVPVLAGYIAYGMADRPGLVPGFVGGMIASTINAGFLGGLAAGLLAGGVVMAIQRFDVPAAMRGIMPVVVIPLISTAIVGFLMFVVIGKPIATAQKGLTDWLSGLTGTNAVLLGALLGLMMCFDLGGPVNKVAYTFATAGIAVANPSDSAMQIMAAVMAAGMVPPLAMALATTVRGRLFTRTERENGKAAWVLGASFISEGAIPFAAADPLRVIPSAMVGGALTGALSMAFGATLRAPHGGIFVVPLIGNPFLYLVAVAAGVCVSTALVVVLKGMRKQAPGSPADDPAPDPATAPEGTRQPIAA from the coding sequence ATGAGCGACATGATCACCGCGGACCTGGTCGATCTCGACCTGTCCGCCGACACCAAGGAAGCGGCGGCCCGTGCCCTCGCCGAGCGCATGGTGGCCCAGGGCCGGGTGACCGACCTGGAGGGCTTCCTCGCCGACGTCGCCGCCCGCGAGGCCCAGATGCCGACCGGCCTCGACGGCGGCATCGGCATCCCGCACTGCCGCAGCACCCACGTCACCGAGCCGTCCCTCGCCTTCGGCCGCAGCGCCACCGGCGTCGACTTCGGTGCCGCGGACGGCCCGGCCGACCTGATCTTCCTGATCGCGGCACCCGCCGGGGCCGACGACGCCCACCTGACGATCCTCTCCTCCCTCGCCCGCCAGCTCATGAACGCCGAGTTCACCGCCGCCCTGCGGACGGCGGACGACGCGGAGACGGCCGCGGCGCTGATCCGCGGGGACGAGGCGCCGTCGGCGGAGCCGGGCGCGCAGGGTGCCGCCGCGAGCGCCGGTGACGAAGCCCCCGGTGACGCGGCCCCCGAGGGTGAGACGGGCGCTGAGGGCGCGGAAGGCGCCGCTCAGGGCACCGGAGGCACCTTCATGGACACCGCTGCGGCGCCGGCGGCGGCCTCCGCCGGCGCCGCAGCGGGCAGCGGCACGGCGGCCAACCCGCCCACAGCCGCCGCCACCGGTTCCGGCTCCGGAGCCGGAACCGCCTCCGCCTCCGGCGAGCGTCGCTTCCGTATCGTCGCCGTCACCTCCTGCCCCACCGGCATCGCCCACACCTACATGGCGGCCGAGTCCCTGGAGAACGCGGGCCGTGCGGCCGGTGTGGAACTGGTGGTCGAGACGCAGGGCTCGGCCGGCTTCACCCGGCTGGACCCGGCGGTGATCGCGGCGGCCGACGGCGTGATCTTCGCGCACGACGTCCCCGTGCGCGACAAGGACCGCTTCGCGGGCAAGCCGACCGTCGACGTGGGTGTGAAGGCGGGCATCACCCGTCCCGCCGAACTCATCGCGGAGGCCCGCCAGAAGGCGGCGCGCGGTGAGGCGAGTGCCCCGGCGCACGCGTCGGCCGGCACGCCGGTCGAGCGCGCGGGCGACTCCACCGAGGGGTACGGCACCAAGCTACGCAAGTGGCTGATGTCCGGCGTCAGCTACATGGTCCCGTTCGTCGCCGCGGGCGGTCTCCTCATCGCGCTGGGCTTCGCGATCGGCGGCTACGGCGTCAAGAACGCGCCCTCGGTCATGGACCACTTCCTGTGGAGCCAGGCGGAAAGCTGGGGCGCGCTGCTGTTCCAGATCGGCGGCGTGGCCTTCGGCTTCCTGGTCCCCGTCCTGGCCGGCTACATCGCCTACGGCATGGCGGACCGCCCCGGATTGGTCCCCGGCTTCGTCGGCGGCATGATCGCCTCGACCATCAACGCCGGTTTCCTGGGCGGCCTGGCGGCCGGTCTCCTCGCCGGCGGCGTGGTGATGGCGATCCAGAGGTTCGACGTACCGGCGGCGATGCGCGGCATCATGCCGGTGGTGGTGATCCCGCTGATCTCCACGGCGATCGTCGGCTTCCTGATGTTCGTCGTGATCGGCAAGCCCATCGCGACGGCCCAGAAGGGTCTGACCGACTGGCTGAGCGGCCTCACCGGCACCAACGCCGTCCTGCTCGGCGCCCTGCTCGGCCTGATGATGTGCTTCGACCTGGGCGGCCCGGTCAACAAGGTCGCCTACACCTTCGCCACCGCCGGTATCGCCGTCGCCAACCCCAGCGACTCCGCCATGCAGATCATGGCCGCGGTGATGGCGGCCGGCATGGTCCCGCCGCTGGCGATGGCCCTGGCCACCACCGTGCGCGGCAGGCTGTTCACCCGGACCGAGCGCGAGAACGGCAAGGCCGCCTGGGTCCTGGGCGCGTCGTTCATCTCCGAGGGCGCGATCCCGTTCGCGGCGGCCGACCCGCTGCGGGTCATCCCGTCCGCCATGGTGGGCGGTGCGCTCACCGGCGCCCTGTCGATGGCCTTCGGCGCGACTCTGCGCGCCCCGCACGGCGGCATCTTCGTGGTCCCGCTGATCGGCAACCCGTTCCTGTACCTGGTGGCCGTCGCGGCCGGCGTCTGCGTCTCCACCGCCTTGGTGGTCGTCCTCAAGGGCATGCGCAAGCAGGCTCCCGGGTCCCCGGCCGACGACCCCGCCCCGGACCCGGCCACCGCACCGGAGGGAACCAGGCAGCCGATAGCGGCCTGA
- a CDS encoding P1 family peptidase translates to MTADALTDVAGLRVGHATRSGDGWLTGTTVVLAPVGGAVAAVDVRGGGPGTKETDALDPRNVVRKVDALVLTGGSAYGLDAASGVMAWLEEQRRGVPVGTDPAHVVPVVPAACVFDLGRGGDFRARPDAATGRAAVEDAAARPSGARVPQGCVGAGTGAVAGRLKGGVGTASTVLGSGITVAALVVANAAGSVADPDTGALYGEFFQGRVTYPERRVHEAARRRLDEVADRNAPAPLNTTLAVVATDADLSKAQAQKLAGTAHDGIARAVRPVHLLHDGDTVFALATGARALGTHPLALNDILAAGADLVTRAIVRAVRAAGSVDGPGGVWPSYGELYGHRQE, encoded by the coding sequence ATGACAGCTGACGCACTGACCGACGTCGCCGGACTGCGGGTGGGGCACGCGACCCGGAGCGGGGACGGCTGGCTCACCGGCACCACCGTCGTCCTCGCCCCCGTAGGCGGCGCCGTCGCCGCCGTGGACGTCCGCGGCGGCGGCCCCGGCACCAAGGAGACCGACGCGCTGGACCCGCGCAACGTGGTGCGGAAGGTCGACGCCCTCGTGCTGACCGGAGGCAGCGCCTACGGGCTCGACGCCGCCTCCGGGGTGATGGCCTGGCTGGAGGAACAGCGGCGCGGGGTGCCGGTGGGGACGGATCCGGCGCACGTCGTACCGGTGGTGCCCGCCGCGTGCGTCTTCGACCTGGGCCGCGGCGGGGACTTCCGGGCGCGTCCGGACGCGGCGACGGGGCGCGCCGCGGTGGAGGACGCCGCGGCCCGTCCCTCCGGCGCCCGGGTGCCGCAAGGGTGCGTGGGCGCGGGTACGGGCGCCGTCGCGGGGCGGCTCAAGGGCGGGGTGGGCACCGCGAGCACGGTGCTCGGCTCGGGCATCACCGTGGCGGCGCTGGTGGTCGCGAACGCGGCCGGATCGGTCGCGGACCCCGACACGGGCGCGCTGTACGGGGAGTTCTTCCAGGGACGGGTGACATATCCGGAGCGGCGCGTGCACGAGGCCGCGCGCCGGCGTCTCGACGAGGTCGCCGACCGGAACGCGCCGGCACCGCTCAACACGACGCTGGCGGTGGTCGCGACGGACGCGGACCTCTCCAAGGCGCAGGCGCAGAAGCTGGCGGGCACGGCGCACGACGGGATCGCGCGCGCGGTGCGGCCGGTGCACCTCCTGCACGACGGGGACACGGTGTTCGCGCTGGCGACCGGCGCCCGCGCGCTCGGGACGCATCCGCTGGCGCTCAACGACATCCTGGCCGCCGGCGCCGACCTGGTGACGCGCGCGATCGTGCGGGCGGTGCGCGCCGCCGGGTCGGTCGACGGGCCGGGAGGGGTGTGGCCGTCGTACGGGGAGCTGTACGGGCACAGGCAGGAGTAG
- a CDS encoding S-methyl-5'-thioadenosine phosphorylase produces the protein MANAEIGVIGGSGFYSFLEDVTEVQVDTPYGAPSDSLFLGEIAGRRVAFLPRHGRGHHLPPHRINYRANLWALRSVGVRQVLAPCAVGGLRPEYGPGTLLVPDQFVDRTKSRAQTYFDGLPLPDGTVPNVVHVSMADPYCPTGRAAALKAARGRDWEPVDGGTLVVVEGPRFSTRAESLWHQAQGWSVVGMTGHPEAALARELELCYASLTLVTDLDAGAETGEGVSHEEVLRVFAANVDRLRGVLFDAVAALPDTGARDCLCGNALGGMDPGFELP, from the coding sequence ATGGCGAACGCAGAGATCGGTGTAATCGGCGGCTCGGGCTTCTACTCGTTCCTGGAGGACGTGACCGAGGTCCAGGTCGACACCCCCTACGGGGCGCCCAGCGACTCCCTCTTCCTCGGCGAGATCGCCGGCCGGCGGGTCGCCTTCCTGCCCCGGCACGGCCGGGGTCACCATCTGCCGCCGCACCGCATCAACTACCGCGCCAACCTGTGGGCCCTGCGCTCGGTGGGCGTCCGACAGGTTCTCGCCCCCTGCGCCGTGGGCGGCCTGCGTCCCGAGTACGGCCCCGGCACCCTGCTCGTCCCGGACCAGTTCGTGGACCGTACGAAGTCCAGGGCGCAGACGTACTTCGACGGGCTGCCGCTGCCCGACGGCACCGTGCCGAACGTCGTGCACGTGTCCATGGCCGACCCGTACTGCCCCACCGGGCGGGCGGCAGCGCTGAAGGCGGCGCGCGGACGGGACTGGGAACCGGTGGACGGCGGCACGCTGGTCGTGGTCGAGGGGCCGCGCTTCTCCACGCGTGCAGAATCGTTGTGGCACCAGGCACAGGGCTGGTCGGTGGTGGGTATGACGGGCCACCCCGAGGCGGCGCTCGCCCGGGAACTGGAGCTGTGCTACGCGTCGCTGACCCTGGTCACCGACCTCGACGCGGGCGCCGAGACCGGCGAGGGCGTCTCCCACGAGGAGGTGCTGCGGGTGTTCGCGGCCAACGTCGACCGGCTGCGCGGCGTCCTGTTCGACGCGGTGGCGGCGCTGCCGGACACCGGGGCGCGGGACTGCCTGTGCGGGAACGCGCTCGGCGGGATGGACCCGGGGTTCGAGCTGCCGTGA
- a CDS encoding potassium/proton antiporter produces MSEEERPLTVHHLNQLLLVCSVVLLVAVAAVRISSRSGLPSLLVYLGIGVLMGQDGIGDIHFNSAEVTQVMGYAALVVILAEGGLGTKWKEVRPVLPSASVLATAGVAVSVGVTAAGAHYLIGLEWRQALIIGAVVSSTDAAAVFSVLRRIPLPARVMGTLEAESGFNDAPVVILVVAFSTAGPVDHWYVLLGEIALELAIGAALGLAVGWFGSWGLKHVALPASGLYPIAVLAIAVTAYAAGALAHGSGFLAVYLASMVLGNAKLPHWPATRGFAEGLGWIAQIGMFVMLGLLVTPHELGDDVWPALVIGLILTMVARPLSVVSSLAPFRVPWQEQVLMSWAGLRGAVPVILATIPMVNGVTDSHRIFNIVFVLVVVYTLVQGPTLPWLARTLRLGEQGEASDLGIESAPLERLRGHLLSVSIPEGSRMHGVEVNELRLPAGAAVTLVVRADKSFVPLPTTVLRRGDELLVVATDPVRDAAERRLRAVARGGKLASWLGTGEADGRR; encoded by the coding sequence ATCTCGGAGGAGGAACGCCCGCTGACTGTCCACCACCTCAACCAGCTCCTGCTCGTCTGCTCCGTCGTCCTGCTGGTCGCCGTCGCGGCTGTCCGGATCTCTTCGCGCAGCGGGCTCCCCAGCCTGCTCGTCTACCTGGGCATCGGCGTCCTCATGGGCCAGGACGGCATCGGCGACATCCACTTCAACAGCGCCGAGGTGACCCAGGTCATGGGGTACGCGGCCCTGGTCGTGATCCTCGCCGAGGGTGGCCTCGGCACGAAGTGGAAGGAGGTCCGGCCGGTCCTGCCCTCCGCCTCCGTCCTGGCGACGGCCGGAGTCGCGGTCAGTGTGGGGGTCACCGCGGCGGGCGCGCACTACCTGATCGGGCTGGAGTGGCGGCAGGCGCTCATCATCGGAGCGGTGGTCTCGTCGACGGACGCGGCGGCGGTCTTCTCCGTACTGCGGCGCATCCCGCTCCCCGCGCGCGTGATGGGCACGCTGGAGGCGGAGTCCGGCTTCAACGACGCCCCGGTGGTCATCCTGGTCGTCGCCTTCTCCACCGCCGGCCCGGTCGACCACTGGTACGTGCTGCTGGGCGAGATAGCCCTGGAGCTGGCCATCGGCGCGGCCCTGGGGCTCGCGGTGGGCTGGTTCGGCTCCTGGGGGCTCAAGCACGTGGCCCTGCCCGCCTCCGGCCTCTACCCGATCGCCGTGCTGGCGATCGCCGTCACGGCGTACGCCGCCGGCGCCCTGGCACACGGCAGCGGCTTCCTCGCCGTCTACCTGGCCTCCATGGTGCTCGGCAACGCCAAACTCCCCCACTGGCCCGCCACGCGCGGCTTCGCCGAGGGGCTCGGCTGGATCGCCCAGATCGGCATGTTCGTCATGCTCGGCCTGCTGGTCACCCCGCACGAGCTGGGCGACGACGTCTGGCCCGCGCTGGTCATCGGGCTGATCCTGACCATGGTGGCCCGGCCGCTGAGCGTGGTGTCCAGCCTCGCCCCGTTCCGGGTGCCGTGGCAGGAGCAGGTCCTGATGTCGTGGGCCGGACTGCGGGGCGCCGTGCCCGTCATCCTGGCGACCATCCCCATGGTCAACGGCGTCACCGACAGCCACCGCATCTTCAACATCGTCTTCGTGCTGGTCGTCGTCTACACCCTCGTCCAGGGGCCGACCCTGCCGTGGCTGGCGCGCACCCTGCGTCTGGGCGAGCAGGGCGAGGCCTCCGACCTCGGCATCGAGTCGGCGCCCCTGGAGCGGCTGCGCGGGCACCTGCTGTCGGTCTCGATCCCCGAGGGCTCACGGATGCACGGCGTGGAGGTCAACGAGCTGCGGCTGCCGGCCGGTGCCGCCGTCACCCTCGTCGTGCGCGCGGACAAGTCGTTCGTGCCGCTGCCCACGACCGTGCTCAGACGGGGCGACGAGCTGCTGGTCGTCGCCACCGACCCGGTCCGCGACGCGGCGGAACGCCGGCTGCGCGCGGTCGCCCGCGGCGGCAAACTGGCGAGCTGGCTGGGCACCGGCGAGGCGGACGGCCGACGGTGA
- the mscL gene encoding large conductance mechanosensitive channel protein MscL, with protein sequence MSAKKEPSVWHGFKAFLMRGNVVDLAVAVVIGAAFTNIVNAVVKGIINPLVGAIGTQNLDNYSSCLKAPCQVSANGTVKSGVPILWGSVLGATLTFVTTAAVVYFLMVLPMSKYLARQAARKEAREGTKEVVQVTEVEVLKEIRDALVAQRGPDYER encoded by the coding sequence GTGAGCGCGAAGAAGGAACCGAGCGTCTGGCACGGCTTCAAGGCCTTCCTGATGCGCGGCAACGTCGTCGATCTGGCCGTGGCGGTGGTGATCGGCGCGGCCTTCACGAACATCGTCAACGCGGTGGTGAAGGGAATCATCAACCCGCTGGTCGGAGCGATCGGCACCCAGAATCTCGACAACTACAGCTCGTGCCTGAAGGCCCCGTGCCAGGTGAGCGCGAACGGCACGGTCAAGAGCGGCGTACCGATCCTGTGGGGCTCCGTCCTCGGGGCCACGCTCACCTTCGTGACCACCGCCGCGGTGGTGTACTTCCTGATGGTGCTGCCCATGTCGAAGTACCTCGCGCGGCAGGCGGCCCGCAAGGAGGCACGGGAGGGCACGAAGGAGGTCGTGCAGGTGACCGAGGTGGAGGTGCTCAAGGAGATCCGCGACGCGCTGGTGGCGCAGCGCGGCCCCGACTACGAGCGCTAG
- a CDS encoding DUF6227 family protein, giving the protein MSVPYETAAYEPAESPESPEEHLARLLGRALNSFELPDEVLRRLDCALAHDSSLHSAYHSAGLHRETYRHTWLLADGAAVTLWELVHNPMPGSAPEHEVYADEEELQAATARLGMPPDTREFELPALMRLWAVPEPRHTFASGDSADHARRLLRRAENADRPGAETAALLATATAHEITQAFGRPGRAGRAGLNYTLYEHAFLLPDGTEISLWEVEHTATPDGRHMCEVYLSQDAAREAMERRATRQG; this is encoded by the coding sequence TTGAGCGTTCCGTACGAGACCGCAGCGTACGAACCAGCCGAGTCGCCCGAGTCTCCTGAGGAGCATCTCGCGCGACTCCTCGGCCGTGCCCTGAACTCCTTCGAACTGCCTGACGAGGTGTTACGGCGACTGGACTGCGCGCTGGCGCACGACAGTTCGCTGCACTCCGCGTACCACAGCGCGGGGCTGCACCGGGAGACGTACCGGCACACCTGGCTGCTCGCCGACGGTGCGGCGGTGACGCTGTGGGAGCTGGTGCACAACCCCATGCCCGGCAGCGCCCCGGAGCACGAGGTGTACGCCGACGAGGAGGAGCTGCAGGCCGCCACGGCACGGCTCGGGATGCCGCCGGACACACGGGAGTTCGAGCTGCCCGCGCTGATGCGGCTGTGGGCGGTTCCCGAGCCCCGGCACACGTTCGCCTCCGGTGACTCGGCGGACCACGCGCGCCGGCTCCTGCGCCGCGCGGAGAACGCCGACCGGCCCGGCGCGGAGACGGCGGCGCTGCTGGCGACGGCGACCGCGCACGAGATCACCCAGGCTTTCGGACGGCCCGGCCGGGCCGGACGGGCGGGGCTGAACTACACGCTGTACGAGCACGCCTTCCTGCTGCCGGACGGCACCGAGATCTCCCTGTGGGAGGTCGAGCACACGGCGACCCCCGACGGGCGGCACATGTGCGAGGTGTACTTGTCGCAGGACGCGGCCCGCGAGGCCATGGAGAGGCGCGCGACGCGGCAGGGCTGA